The Dethiosulfovibrio peptidovorans DSM 11002 nucleotide sequence AAGGGGCATACTGAAACACCTGAGGAACATGACCGGACGGTTCGAGAAAGGGCTGACCGACCTGGGCTACGAGGTGATCCCCGGAGACCATCCTGTGGTTCCCCTGATGGTCCGAGACACCGAGGAAACCTCCAGGATAGTCTCCTACCTGCTGGAGAATGGCGTCCTTGCCACGGGGCTGAACTACCCTGTGGTTCCCAAGGGAGACGAGGAGATACGGTTCCAGATATCCGGCGACCACACGGCATCGGATATCGACGCTGTTCTGGATATACTCAGGGAGTACAGAGAGAAACGGTAGAGGAGGTCGGCTATCGTCGTTTTACCCTATGACGGTTCGGTAGAAATTACGATGTAAAACGAGGGCCTTCGATGTAATTTATACGTAGATATTTTGGAGGTGATCTCATGAGGGATGTAAAAAATATCAAATCGAGAGTTCTTTTTTCAGCTTTGATGGTGTTCGTCCTTGCATTGTCCGCCGTGTCCGCTCAGGCCCAGGACGTCTATACAGGCAACCCCGTGTCCGCCATATTCGAGCAGGCTTCTCCCGCTGTGGTCAACATAGATACGGAGGCCATGGTGAGGCAGAGCGTGTCTCCCTTCGGAGACGATCCTTTCTTTAGGGAGTTCTTCGGCGATAGGTTCAAGGAGTTCTCCAGGATGGTCCCTATGAGAGGCAAGGGATCCGGTTTCATCGTCAGCGAGGACGGCAAGATCCTTACGAACAACCATGTCGTGGCCGATGCCGATACAATAACGGTAACTCTCTCGGACGGCAGGACTTTCGACGCCAAGATAGTGGGGAAGGATCCGACCTTCGATCTAGCGGTTTTGAAGATAGAGGCGAAGAATCTTCCGATCCTCGAGTTGGGAGACTCGGAGGCCACCAAGGTCGGCGAGTGGGCCGTGGCCATAGGAAATCCACTCGGTCTGGAACATACCGTCACAGTGGGAGTTGTCTCGGCCAAGAACAGGAGTATCCACGCCAGAAACTTCAATTTCGACGGTTTCATACAGACCGATGCGGCCATAAACCCCGGTAACAGCGGGGGGCCACTTTTGAACATGGACGGCAAGGTGATCGGTATAAATACGGCCATAATCCCTTACGCCCAGGGCATAGGATTCGCTATACCGGTGAACATGGCAAAACAGGTCATGGACGATATAGTCCGTTACGGCAAGGTCAGGAGAGGTTGGCTCGGCGTCTATATACAGCCGGTAACGAGGGACTTCGCCAAGGCCTATAAGCTCGATGGAACCGACGGAGCCGTGGTCAGCGACGTGGTTCCCGATTCTCCAGCGGCCAAGGCCGGATTGAAGAGGGGAGACGTCATAATCTCCATCGACGGGAAGAAGGTCAAGGACCATCAGGATTTCGTTATGAAGGTCCGTCATCGTATGGCGGGAGACGAGGTCGCCTTGAAGGTAGTTCGCCGAGGAAAGGAGAGGACCTTGAAGGCCAAGCTCTCCGAGGTGGACGATTCCGCTGGGTTCGGCGAGGTGTCCGGGTCGGGAGAGATCGACAGCCTTGGGGTCAAGGTGGCAGTCATCACAGGCCAGCTAAAGGATAAGTATGATCTTCCGTCGGAAGACGGTCTGGTTATACTGTCGGTTGAGGAGCGGTCCTCCGCTGCTATGGCCGGACTGAAGGAGGGAGACGTTATCCTGGAGGCCAACGGCCATTCCCTGAAGACCCCCTCCGATCTTGGCAGGGCCCTGAAGAACGAAAAGGGTAACGCCGTGTTGTTGGTGAGAAGGGACGGAAGGACCACCTTCATCTCCATAACTCTGAGACGTTAGAGTGGAGAAAAAGGGTGGGGTTCCCAAAAACGGAGCTCCACCCTTTTGATTTAATCTATATCGACGAGTTAGCTGCACTCACTGCACTGGACTTTGTAGCCAACGCCTCTTACCGTTACGACGATAGAGTCCATCTTGTGTTCTCTGAGTTTGTCCCGGAGGTACTTTATGTGGACGTCGACCACGTTGCTGGTCCCGTCATATTCCTTCTGCCATACCTCGGATATGATTCTCTCTCTACTGAACACCTGGTTGTCGTGACGCATCAGGATCTCGAGGATGTCGAATTCCCGTCTTCTCAGGGGGACGGAGGTGCCGTCAACCTTGCATTCCCTCGCTACCGGATCCAGTATGAGTCTGCCGCAGGTGAGTAGCGGCCTATGGCACTGAGCGCTTCTTCTTATGAGAGAATGCACTCTGGCGATGATCTCTCTTCCGTCGCAGGGTGAGGCCACGTAATCGTCGGCCCCTCTCTCAAACATGGCGACCAGGTCGTCCACGGTCTTGTTGGCCGATATTATCAATATAGGCAGTCCCATTCCACTTTCCTTGTTGAAGTCGACCAGGTCCATTCCGCAGTTATCCTCAGCGTCTTTTCTGTCTATTATGACGCAGTCGTACTTGTTGGATTTCAGCATCTCCAGGCCCTCCTCTGGATCGCTGATGCGGACTACCGTAAACTCTCGAGATAGATCGCTGAAAAGATTCTGGCTTTCACCGACGCCTACGTTGTCCTTATCCCCTATCATAAGAATTCTCATTTATACCACCCCTGAAAAAATAGTAGATTTCATAGATGCTATCGCATCTTATGTGTATTAAAACACAACCACACTGCCTTGTCTAGAGTGAAAAAAGATTTTTGAGGGGATTTCTTAGGGTTGCTTTTATAGTTCTTGTCCGTAGCCGATTCGGATGATACAATTAGCGCACCCAAATCTAGGATAGCCCTTTCAGAGCTTTCGTGGATTCGGGAATTCGACGGCAAAAGTCGTTTAGAGGTGAACAGTATGCTTTCCAAAGAAGAGAAGAACGTAATTATCGAGGATTTTCACTCCCATTCCACCGATACCGGATCTCCCGAGGTCCAGGTGGCGATCCTTACCAAGAGGATCAGGGATCTGACCGAACATCTCAAGGTGCACAAGCACGACTTCCACTCCAAGAAGGGGCTTCTTACCATGGTCGGACGTCGTAGGAAGATGTTGAGATACCTCAGGAACAAGGATTTCAACAGATACAAGACTCTTATCGAGAGGCTCGGCCTGAGACACTAAAAAAGAGTCGAAATTCTAGGTCTGAAATGCGGAGACGATTTAAATCGTCTCCGCATTTTTCGTCTTTTATGTGGTATGCTTATTCGGATCGAAAGGGATGGAAAAAACAAGGAGGAAATTTTTATGCAGGATATCTATCGAGTGAGAATTGGAGAAGAAGAGCTGGTCTTCGAGACCGGTAAGGTAGCCAAGCAGGCTAACGGATCTGTATGGGCTAGACAGGGCGACACGGTCATCCTTACGACCGCTTGTATGACCGATAAGCCGAGAGAGGGGCTGGATTTCTTCCCCCTTCTGGTCGACTTCGAGGAACGATTTTACTCCGCAGGGAAGATCCCCGGCGGTTTTATAAAGAGGGAGGGGCGTCCTTCCCAGACCGCCATCCTGAGTGCCAGGGTTATAGACAGGTCGATTCGTTCTCTTTTCGAGAGCTGGATGAGGCACGACGTACACGTGGTTTCCACCGTCCTGTCGGTGGACCAGCATAATCCGCCTAATATACTGGCAATAAACGCAGCTTCTGCGGCCCTGACCATATCCGATATCCCATGGGGTGGTCCTGTAGGTGCTGTACGTATAGGCTACATAGACGGTTCCCTGGTGGTTAACCCCACGGAGGAGATGATGGAGAACAGTTCTTTGGAGCTGGTCGTCTCCGGTCATTCCGACGGAATCACAATGGTCGAGGCGGGGGCCCAGGAGGTCCCGGAGGATCTTCTGGTGGACGCCATGGAGCTTGCCCAAGGAGAGATAAAGAGGATCGTCGATCTCCAGCTACGCATGAGAGAGGAGATCGGCAAGGACAAGATCGTAATAGATCCTCCCGTCAGGGTCCCCGAGATAGATTGCTGGGTGGAGACGAATCTCAAATCCGATATCGCCGAAGCCGTTATGATACACGACAAGAAACAGAGAGGCGCCGCCATTAGAGCTCTGGAAGATAGAGCTCGGGAGCATTTTGCCGAGGAGTTCCCCGATAAGGGAGGATATATATCCGGTGCCGTCGAGCATTGGGTTAAGGCTATGATGCGCAAGATCACCGTGACGGAGAAGCGCCGCGCCGACGGTCGAAAGACCGACGAACTCCGTTCTCTGAGCTGCGAGGTCGACGTCCTTCCCAAGGTCCACGGATCCGCAGTGTTTACCAGAGGGGAGACCCAGTCTCTGGCGACGGCCACTTTAGGCATGTTGGGTGAGGACGATCAGCTCATAGACGGTCTCAAGCACAACGAGCCGAACAAGAGCTTCCTGCTTCACTACAACTTTCCGCCCTACTCGGTGGGAGAGGTCCGTCCAATGAGAGGACCGGGCCGAAGGGAGATAGGACACGGTGCCTTAGCGGAGAGGGCCTTGACTCCCATTATCCCCGACGATACCGAATTTCCCTACGTGGTCAGGGTGGTATCGGATATCCTTGAATCCAACGGTTCTAGTTCCCAGGCCTCTATATGTGGGGGAAGCCTGGCCCTCATGAGTGCCGGAGTTCCCATAAAGAGGCATGTTGCCGGCATTGCGATGGGACTGATCAAAGAGGGAGACGACGTCGTAGTTCTCACCGATATACAGGGACTGGAGGACCACTACGGCGATATGGACTTCAAAGTCGCCGGTACCCGCGAAGGGGTCACTGCCCTTCAGATGGACAACAAAGCCGGAGGGATAACCAGGGAAATACTGAAGCAGGCTTTAGGACAGGCCAAAGACGCCAGGATGGCGATCCTTGACGTTATGGAGCAGGCCATATCCAACCCCGGGGATCTCTCTCCCAACGCTCCCAGGATGTACACTATGATGATAAACGTGGATAAGATCCGAGACGTTATAGGGCCTGGAGGTAAGGTTATCAGGGGGATTACCCAGGAGACGGGGGCCAAGGTCAACATAGACGATGACGGTCAGATTCTGATTGCCGGAGCCTCCCAGGAAGAGGTCAACGCGGCGATAAAGATGATCGACGACATAGTCAGAGAGGTTCAGGCCGGAGAGGTATTCCAGGGCAAGGTGACCCGTCTCATGGCCTTCGGAGCCTTCGTGGAGGTCCTGCCAGGCAAGGAGGGATTGCTCCACGTCAGCGAGATCAGCACTCACAGGGTAGGAAAGGTAGAGGATGTATTCAAGCCCGGAGATCCTGTGCTGGTGATGGTCCGAGAGATCGACGATATGGGCAGGATAAACCTGACCAGAAAGAAGATCCTGGCCGACGAGGCAAAGGTCAAGGAAGCCGGACTGGAGTCCTGTTTGTCCTTCGAGGCCGAGAGGGACGAGGCCATAGCTGCCCTGCCTCCCGCACCTGCCGGAAACGACAGGCGTAGGCCTGGCGGAGACGATCGTCGAAGAGGCGGTAACGGCGGTCGTAGAAACGATCGCAGATAAAATGGAGATACGTATCCCCGTGGTACGGGAAGGGGAAGCCTTAAGGCTTCCCCTTCCCGGCTATGAGACGGATGGTTCCGCCGGTATGGACCTGATAGCGGCGGAACCTGTGGTGATCCCTCAGGGAAAATGCATGACGGTGGGAACCGGACTCAGAATAGCGGTTCCCGAGGGCTTCGAGGCCCAGGTTCGCCCAAGAAGCGGCCTGGCTCTCAATAGAGGTCTGGTGGTTCCGAACTCTCCTGGAACCATAGATTCGGATTACAGGGGGGAGCTCAGGGTAATAATGATGAACCTGGGAGATGATCCCTTCGAGGTGGCAGTAGGCGACAGGATCGCCCAATTGGTGATCGCTCCGGTCGCGAGGGCCTGCTGGGAGGAAGTCGTTACTTTGGAATCCACCGAGAGAGGCTCCGGTGGATTCGGTAGCACCGGCATCTCGACCCCTTCGAGGAAATAGTAGGAGAATGGGGACATCAAGATCCCCTCTAGCGTTGTAAAGGGCCTGGTCGGTCCTTGGAAAGGCAGGTAGGAAATGTATCGTTTTTCCGGTCCCGCCGGGCAGCTTCTCGAGTCGGAGAAAGCTGTCGTCGGCGATATCTTAAAGGAATGGAAGCTTGACAAGGGAGCTCTCGCGGCCAAGGTGAACGGAGAGGAGCTGGATCTCGACGTAGAGGTCTCCTGCGATGCCTCGGTGGAGCCCATAACCTCCGATACCGAAGAGGGTCTGGAGATACTGAGACACTCGACCGCCCATCTCTTGGCCCAGGCCGCCACCAGACTGTTCCCTGGAGCAGTGGTCGCAATAGGTCCGGTGATAAAGGACGGTTTCTACTACGACATAGAGTTCAAGGAGCCCATCTCAGAGGCGGATCTGCCCGCACTGGAGAAGGAGATGCGCAGGATAGTCAAGAGGGGAATACCTCTGAAGCGCCAGCGAGTCTCCAGAGAGGAGGCCATCGAGCTCTTCAAGGAAAGGAAGGATCTCTATAAGGTCGAGATCCTGGAGGGAATAGACGACGATTCGGTCAATCTATACTGGCAGGACGAATACGTCGATCTCTGTCGGGGTCCTCACGTGCCCAACACCAGGGTGCTCCAGAACTTCAAGCTTCTCTCCGTCGCCGGTGCCTATTGGAGAGGCGACGAAAACAACATCATGCTTACCCGTATATATGGAACCGCCTTCGCCACCAAGGAGGATCTGGAGGCCTACGTCACCAGGATGGAGGAGGCTAAAAAGAGGGATCACCGCAAGATCGGTCGTGAGCTTGGCTTGTTCTCTCTCCACAAGGAAGGTCCGGGGTTCCCGTTTTTCCATCCCAAGGGTATGGTGGTGATAAACACCCTAATCGACTTCTGGAGCAAGGTGCACAGAAAGAACGGTTACGATCAGATAAGGACTCCCATGATTCTTAACAGGGATCTGTGGATACAGTCGGGGCACTGGGATCATTACAGGGAAAACATGTATTTTACCGAGATAGACGATCAGCCCTACGCCATAAAACCGATGAATTGCCCCGGAGGAATCTTGGTCTATAAGTCGGATCTTCATAGCTATAGAGATCTTCCCCTCAGGCTCGGCGAGCTCGGGATCGTCCATAGACACGAGAAGTCCGGAGTGTTGCACGGTCTGATGAGGGTCCGTTGTTTCACCCAGGACGACGCACATCACTATTGCACCCCCGATCAGATCAAGGACGAGGTCTCCCTGATCATGGACATGGTGGACTACATATACTCCGAGGTGTTCGGCTTCAAGTTCCACGTGGAACTGTCAACCAGGCCGGATAACTCTATGGGCAGCGACGAGATGTGGGAGTTGGCCGAGAAGTCCCTGAGAGAGGTGCTGGAGGAGAGGGGAACTACCTACGTCCTCAACCCCGGAGACGGAGCTTTCTACGGTCCCAAGATAGACTTTCACCTGGAGGACTGCATAGGTAGGACCTGGCAGTGCGGGACTATCCAGCTCGACTTCCAGATGCCGGAGAAGTTCGACGTCACCTATATAGGCTCGGACGGGAAGGAACATCGTCCTGCCATGCTCCATAGGACCATATTGGGAAGCATCGAGCGTTTCCTTGGCATACTGATAGAGCACTACGCAGGGGCCTTCCCCTTCTGGATCGCTCCCGTTCAGGTGAAGGTCCTCGCCGTAGGGGACGATCACGTCGATTACGCCAAGGATTTGAAGGCTTTGCTCCAGGATCGGGAGTATAGGGTTGAACTGGACTGTCGGGACGAAAAGCTCGGTAGGAAGATCAGAGACGCTCAGATGGAGAAGGTCCCTTTCATGCTGGTCGTCGGAGACAAAGAGCTGGAGACCGGTACCGTCTCAGTGAGAGACCGGTCCGAAGGGGATAAGGGATCCATGAGTAAGGAGGATCTACTGGAGCTGCTTAAAGGGCAGTTCTCCCCCTTATAGAGAAAAACTTGCCTAAAACGGGATGTCGTGGTAACATCTTACGAGTTACGATGTAGAAAAGAAGGGGATCCCCTCACCTGGCGACGCCTTTAGCAGTTGTCTGGTTCCAGTCGAATCATCGCGCCTCAGGGCGTAGTGTATTTCGTACTTTCGAGGGGGCCGTAGTCGGTCCCCTCTTTTTACGCCAATCATTCACGGAGGTGAACCGTTATAGCTAAGAAACTTTCTGACGAGCCGAGAGTTAACGAGGAGATAACCGCACGAGAGGTCCTGGTTATAGACGATCAAGGTGGAAAATTGGGAGTCCTTCCCATAAACGAAGCCCTGGATCTGTCGGCAGGAAAGGAACTGGACCTGGTGGAGGTGGCTCCGGGAGCCAAGCCGCCGGTCTGCCGCATCCTGGATTATGGTAAGTTCAGGTATCAGCAGCAGAAGCGGGAGAAGGACGCTCGTAAGAAACAGAAGACCCAGACTCTCAAGGAAATGAAGATGCGTCCGAAGATCGACGAACACGATTACAACTTCAAAACCAAGGCCATTAGGAGTTTCCTGGAGAACGGTCACAGGGTGAAGGTCTCCATATTCTTCAGGGGTAGGGAGATGGCGTTTCTGGATCGCGGCAAGGAAGTGCTGGACAGAGTAGCCAAGGACTGCGAGGACCTCGGCAAGATGGAGGGCTTCCCCCGCATGGAAGGACGTTACATGCGGATGATGATAACTCCGGTCCAGCAGAAAGAGGTCAAAAAATCCCCTAAGAGCGAAAGCGATCAGGGGGAAGAGTAAGGTTCTATAAAACGGTATTCTAATATAAGGAGGAGCTCCTATGCCTAAGATGAAAACCCACTCCGGCGCTAAAAAGCGTTTTTCTTTCACCGGAACGGGAAAGGTATCCTATAAGAAATCCGGTCGCGCTCACATTCTCAGGACGAAGAACGCAAGACGCCTTCGTCGCCTTCGTCAGGACGGTATCCTTAACGATACTTTGACCGAGACGATGAAGAAAATGATGCCCTACGCCTAACGGCGATTCCGTAACGAGAGGTGAAGAACGATGCGTGTTGCTGCTGCCAGCTCTAGCGATAGAAAACGCAAAAAGCTGTTTTCCATAACTAAAGGTTATTTCGGAAGAAAGAAGAACGTCTATCGTCGTGCCAGGGAGGCTTTCCTTCACTCACTGACCAGGATGTATGCCGACAGAAAGCTTCGCAAGAGGGACTTCCGTCGTCTTTGGATAACCAGGATCAATGCTGCGGCCAGGATCAACGGTATGAACTACAGCAATCTGATCAACGGCTTGAAGAAGGCCGGCGTGGAGGTCAACCGCAAGATGCTTGCGGACCTTGCCGTAAACGACATGCCCGCCTTCGAGGCCCTAGCCGTCAAGGCCAAAGAGGCCTTGAACCAGGCGTAGTGAGGACATACAGCTCTATACGAGTTGAACGAGCCATCGTCGGAGGGTTCCTATCATTGATTTTGATAGGAGCCCTTCTGCTATGGGGTTTCAACTATCTGGGAGATATGCCTATCTCTCCGTTGGACGCCCTTTTCACCTCCACTTCCGCTGTCTGCGTGACCGGTCTGGCCGTGGTAGATACCGGCAGGGACCTGGTCTTTTCGTCTCAGGCGACACTCCTTCTTCTGATTCAGCTGGGAGGTCTGGGAGTTATGACCGCGGCGACCTTCACCCTTTTTCTACTGCGTCGTCCCATAGGGATAAGACAGAGGCTTCTCTTTGCCGGAGGCATGGGGCTTGAGGGTCCCTCCGGTGCGGTGAGACTCGTAGCCCGTATAGTGAAGATGACCCTTGTGATCGAGTGCTTAGCGGCTATTCCGCTTTTTTTCGTTTTCAGCGAGACCATGTCCTCCATGGATTCCCTGTGGTGTTCGATCTTTCACAGCATCAGCGCCTTCTGCAACGCCGGTTTTTCCCTCTTCAGCGATAGCCTGGAGGGTTACGCTACGGGATGGCTTGTCCCGGCGGTGGTGATGTTTCTCATAATTCTAGGCGGTGTCGGCTTCATCGTTTTGTGGGAGCTAGGTGAGTGGTTCAGAGGTAGAAAAAGGCTTTCCATCCATACCAGGCTAGTGCTGGTGGTAACCGTATCGTTGGTTTTTTTCGGAGCGGCCGTTCTCGCCTTGACCGAATGGGATGGCCTGCTGAGAGGGCTTTCGGTTCCCATGAAGATATGGAACGTCCTTTTCGCCTCCGTTACCTCTCGTACCGCCGGATTCAACACCTTGCCGACCGTCGAGCTGTCCTCTCTAGGGGCTTTTCTGATCATGATCCTGATGATGATAGGAGCTTCGCCTGGCTCTACGGGAGGGGGAATGAAGACAACTACCTTCGGGCTTCTGGTCTCCTCCGCTTTTTTCAACACGAGAGGCGACTCCAATCTGGTGCTTTGGCACAGAAGTGTTCCTCAAAAGCTCGTGCTGAGGGCGATGATGCTCGCTTTCCTCTACGTGGCCACGGTTTTATTTGGTATACTCCTTCTGAACTTGGTGGAGGATATGTCGTTCAGGAGCTTGGCCTTCGAGGTCGTCTCGGCCATCGGCACGGTGGGGCTTTCCATGGGGGTTACTGCGGGGCTCTCCCCTGCTGGAAAATGGATTCTCATACTCCTGATGTTCTGGGGTAGGGTGGGGATCCTAACCTTCCTGTTCAGCCTCGCGGACAGCGACGAGTCCAGCAAGGTCAGCTACGCCGAGACCTCTATACCTATAGGATAGGAGCTGTTCTTCATGGCCCGGGAGACCAAGATGTATTTCGTCGTAGGACTGGGGCGTTTCGGCCTCTCTCTTTGCGAGAGGTTGGTAGCTCTGGAACAGAGGGTAGTTGCGGTCGACATGGATCCCGACAAAGTGGCGGAGGTCGCCGATACGGTGGACTACGCTGCCGAGCTAGATGCCTCAGACGAGGAGGCTCTTATAAAGGTCGGGGCCAAGGAAGCCGATGTGGCCGTTGTCGCCATAGGGGAGAACGTGGAGGCCAGCATCCTCACCACAGCGATCCTCAAGGGTTTGGGAATAGATAGGCTCGTATCCAGAGCCCAGACCGCCCTTCACGCCAGAGTCCTGGCCAGGGTCGGGGCGGACAGGGTCATCTTTCCCGAAAAGGACATGGGAGTCCGTCTGGCGGAGCAGTTCGTCAACCCCTGGCTGTCGAACTTCTCTCAGATACCGGGCAACGGCTATATAGTGGGAGAGCTTAGGCCCCTTCCTGACATGGTGGGAAAGAGCCTTATAGAGCTAAACTTTAGAAGTTCCTACGGCGCATCCATATTGTTGTTGGAGCGGGATGACGCCAAGATGATGCCTGGTCCGGATTCGGTTATAAGAGAGGGAGATAAACTGATGCTGGTCGGCGACAGGGAACGCCTGGCCGATTGGGTGGATAAACTGGAAAAAATAAATTCGGAAAGGGAGGTCTAGACGATGGATTTGAAACTGGATATAGAAGGGGTGAGAAGTTCCTTCCTTTCTGAGCTAGAGGATGCGAAGTCTCTGGACGATCTAAAAGACCTCCGGGTTCGCTATCTGGGCAAGAAGGGCAAGGTGACTGCTCTTTTGAAGTCTCTGAGGACGATGTCGCCGGAGGAACGTCCGGAGGCGGGTAAGGTCATAAACGAGCTAAAACAGGTCCTCGACTCGGATCTGACAGAGAGGTCCAAAAGGGCGGAAGACGAGGCTTTGAGGCAAAAGGAGCTCGATGAGTTCGTGGACGTTACCCAGCCCGCCAGAGGTCGCCTTTCCGGGGGAGTCCATCCGGTTATGCAGGTGATGTACGATGTCTCCGAGATACTCACCGGGCTTGGCTTTTCCGTGGCCCTTGGGCCGGAGGTGGAGGACGACTTTCATAATTTCGAGGCCCTCAATATCCCCCCTCATCATCCCGCCAGGGATATGCAGGACACCTTTTATTTCGACGATGGCAGACTTCTCAGGACCCATACCTCTCCGGTGCAGGTGAGGTCCATGTTGGCCTACGGGGCGCCTTTGAGGGTAGCCTGTCCCGGGAAGGTCTACAGGAGGGACAGCGATCCCACCCATTCACCTATGTTCCATCAGATAGAGGGGCTTCTGGTGGAGGAGGACGTCTCCATAGGAGATCTCAAGGGCTGTCTGGAGGCCATGGTTTCGGCGATCTTCTCCAGGCCTCTCAAGGCTCGATACAGAGCGAGCTATTTCCCATTCACCGAGCCGTCCATGGAGGTCGACATAGAGTGTATCGCCTGTTCCGGCAAGGATCCCTACTGCCGGATATGCAAGGGGACCGGCTGGCTGGAGATAGGCGGTATGGGAATGGTCCATCCCGAGGTACTTCGGGCCGGAGGAGTCGATCCCGAGAGGTTCAACGGTTTCGCCTGGGGTATGGGGCTGGATCGAATAGCTATGTTGAAATACGATCTCAGGGACCTTCGCCCTCTCTTCGAGGGAGATCTGTCCTATCTGCTCTCCGGGAGGGATGAATGATGTTGGTTTCCTGGAATTGGCTCAACGAGCTGGTGAATTTGCCTGTCTCGATGGAGACTGTGGCCGAGAGGCTTACCGTTACCGGAAACGAAATAGAGGCTATACATCGCCCGTGCGAGAGGTTGGCCGGGATAGTGGTGGCCCAAGTCTCCTCGATCGTTCCACATCCTCGCAGCGGGAACCTCCTGCTGGTGGATCTCGATAGAGGGAATGGTTCGATCTCCTGCGTTACCGCCGCTAAAAATCTGTCCGTAGGCGACAAGGTTCCCTATGCTCCCAGTGGCGCCACCATAGCCGACGGAACCGTGTTGAGCGACAGGGAGTTCGACGGTGTGGTCAGCTCGGGAATGATGCTTTCCGCCGAGGAGCTGGGACTTCCCGACGTGGCGGACGAGTTCGGTATACTGAGACTGCCGGAACATCTGGGCGCAGGAGACGACGCAGTCAAGGCTCTGAGGTTGGACGATTTTATCTTAGAACTTTCCATAACCCCCAACAGAGGGGATATGTTGAGCATGAGAGGGATCGCCAGAGAGGTGATAGCCCTCTTCCCCGAGGCCTCCATGAGAAAAGGGGACGAGCCCGTCTCCCTGGGAGATCCCGACTGGGACTTCGATTTCAAAGGCATAACTCTGGAGGACGACGGATGTCCGGTCTATCTCATGGGTATGGCGGATAGGCTGAAGATAGCTCCGTCACCCATTGAGGCCAGGATTCGGCTGGCTCTTTGCGGAATGAGGCCGGTCAACAACGTGGTAGACGTTACCAACCTGACCATGCTCGCCTTGGGGCAGCCCCTTCATGCCTTCGATGCCGACAGGTTGCCCGATCGGTC carries:
- the rpmI gene encoding 50S ribosomal protein L35; its protein translation is MPKMKTHSGAKKRFSFTGTGKVSYKKSGRAHILRTKNARRLRRLRQDGILNDTLTETMKKMMPYA
- the rplT gene encoding 50S ribosomal protein L20, coding for MRVAAASSSDRKRKKLFSITKGYFGRKKNVYRRAREAFLHSLTRMYADRKLRKRDFRRLWITRINAAARINGMNYSNLINGLKKAGVEVNRKMLADLAVNDMPAFEALAVKAKEALNQA
- a CDS encoding TrkH family potassium uptake protein translates to MILIGALLLWGFNYLGDMPISPLDALFTSTSAVCVTGLAVVDTGRDLVFSSQATLLLLIQLGGLGVMTAATFTLFLLRRPIGIRQRLLFAGGMGLEGPSGAVRLVARIVKMTLVIECLAAIPLFFVFSETMSSMDSLWCSIFHSISAFCNAGFSLFSDSLEGYATGWLVPAVVMFLIILGGVGFIVLWELGEWFRGRKRLSIHTRLVLVVTVSLVFFGAAVLALTEWDGLLRGLSVPMKIWNVLFASVTSRTAGFNTLPTVELSSLGAFLIMILMMIGASPGSTGGGMKTTTFGLLVSSAFFNTRGDSNLVLWHRSVPQKLVLRAMMLAFLYVATVLFGILLLNLVEDMSFRSLAFEVVSAIGTVGLSMGVTAGLSPAGKWILILLMFWGRVGILTFLFSLADSDESSKVSYAETSIPIG
- a CDS encoding potassium channel family protein — its product is MARETKMYFVVGLGRFGLSLCERLVALEQRVVAVDMDPDKVAEVADTVDYAAELDASDEEALIKVGAKEADVAVVAIGENVEASILTTAILKGLGIDRLVSRAQTALHARVLARVGADRVIFPEKDMGVRLAEQFVNPWLSNFSQIPGNGYIVGELRPLPDMVGKSLIELNFRSSYGASILLLERDDAKMMPGPDSVIREGDKLMLVGDRERLADWVDKLEKINSEREV
- the pheS gene encoding phenylalanine--tRNA ligase subunit alpha — its product is MDLKLDIEGVRSSFLSELEDAKSLDDLKDLRVRYLGKKGKVTALLKSLRTMSPEERPEAGKVINELKQVLDSDLTERSKRAEDEALRQKELDEFVDVTQPARGRLSGGVHPVMQVMYDVSEILTGLGFSVALGPEVEDDFHNFEALNIPPHHPARDMQDTFYFDDGRLLRTHTSPVQVRSMLAYGAPLRVACPGKVYRRDSDPTHSPMFHQIEGLLVEEDVSIGDLKGCLEAMVSAIFSRPLKARYRASYFPFTEPSMEVDIECIACSGKDPYCRICKGTGWLEIGGMGMVHPEVLRAGGVDPERFNGFAWGMGLDRIAMLKYDLRDLRPLFEGDLSYLLSGRDE